One region of Desmodus rotundus isolate HL8 chromosome 11, HLdesRot8A.1, whole genome shotgun sequence genomic DNA includes:
- the CRISP1 gene encoding cysteine-rich secretory protein 1 isoform X2: protein MTMKRFLFLAAAAGFLPVLIAKPAMVPYSAILTDLATVQDEIVSLHNSIRKTVVPEAGNMLKMSWNEEAAQNARILSKDCDLTESNAVRRRITHTFCGENKHLTSHAISWSYVIQIWYNESKNFRYGYWSPVDDVKNAARYTQIVWATSYLIGCGVSPCCKKMSPQYLYVCHYCHEGNEPETRHQPYVLGSPCEDCPNNCEDGLCTNPCIYYDEYTNCKVLKQVHGCGHPSVALLCRASCLCNTEIT from the exons GCAAAACCAGCTATGGTTCCATATAGTGCAATCCTTACTGACTTGGCGACTGTTCAAGATGAAATTGTTTCTCTACACAATAGCATCAGGAAAACAGTAGTTCCAGAAGCTGGCAACATGCTGAAAATG AGTTGGAATGAAGAAGCTGCCCAAAATGCCAGAATATTATCAAAGGACTGTGACTTGACAGAGAGCAACGCAGTTAGGAGGCGAATTACAC ATACTTTTTGTGGAGAAAATAAGCATTTGACATCTCATGCTATCTCATGGTCATATGTCATTCAAATCTGGTACAATGAGTCTAAAAATTTTCGTTATGGCTATTGGTCACCAGTGGATGATGTGAAAAATGCTGCTCGTTATACTCAG ATTGTTTGGGCTACTTCTTACCTCATTGGCTGTGGTGTGTCACCATGCTGCAAGAAAATGTCACCTCAATATCTCTATGTTTGTCACTATTGCCATGA gggaaatGAACCTGAGACAAGGCATCAACCTTATGTACTGGGAAGTCCATGTGAAGATTGTCCAAATAACTGTGAAGATGgactttgta CTAACCCCTGCATCTACTATGATGAGTACACCAACTGTAAAGTGCTAAAACAGGTGCATGGATGCGGCCACCCGTCAGTGGCACTGCTGTGCAGAGCCAGTTGTCTTTGTAACACAGAGATAACATAA